A single window of Streptococcus cristatus ATCC 51100 DNA harbors:
- a CDS encoding YdcF family protein: MLLHLIWLIPAAIFTFLFYREPGSLFNAYLLTFTLVMMGIVLAGLTIVSLERFIGYTPAMISFYILLLAIPISIFASTAYLIFNGRQMLQLEGLRLANLLSLLYGLAIVGIGLLHFLAPRSFLAILISLADLLLFYGTFLYLSYIIYAFFLNIFPVKKEPQTIIILGAGLFGDKVPPLLAQRLDKGRAIYEKFNQKPVIIVSGGQGDDEWISEAEAMAGYLMEKGVPADSIFLENKSRTTLENLIFSKELMLAHGLEQDRVLLVTNSFHALRAGIYMRQVGLKGRSIGSRTAFYFLPSAWIRETAGLIRIYWKWHAFIIGILLLPFLFSLFHAYFSL, encoded by the coding sequence ATGTTACTTCATCTAATCTGGCTCATTCCTGCTGCTATCTTTACTTTTTTATTCTATCGGGAACCTGGAAGTTTATTCAATGCTTATCTCCTGACCTTCACTCTTGTAATGATGGGCATTGTTTTAGCTGGGCTTACGATTGTTAGTCTTGAGCGATTTATTGGTTATACACCAGCTATGATTAGCTTTTATATCCTGCTTTTAGCAATTCCTATTAGTATTTTCGCTTCTACTGCCTATTTGATTTTTAATGGTCGCCAAATGCTACAGCTAGAGGGACTCAGACTAGCCAATCTCCTATCCCTTCTCTACGGCCTAGCAATTGTGGGAATTGGTTTACTGCATTTTCTCGCTCCTCGGTCTTTCCTTGCAATTTTGATTTCCCTCGCTGATTTACTACTATTTTACGGAACCTTTCTCTATCTTTCCTATATCATCTACGCATTCTTTTTAAATATTTTTCCAGTTAAGAAAGAGCCTCAGACTATTATTATCCTCGGTGCAGGATTGTTTGGAGACAAGGTACCTCCTCTACTGGCTCAGCGCTTGGATAAAGGACGAGCCATCTATGAAAAATTTAATCAGAAGCCAGTCATCATTGTCTCTGGCGGTCAGGGAGACGACGAGTGGATTTCCGAAGCAGAGGCTATGGCAGGTTATTTGATGGAAAAAGGAGTCCCAGCTGACAGTATTTTCCTCGAAAATAAATCTCGTACTACGCTTGAAAATCTCATATTCAGTAAAGAGCTCATGCTCGCACATGGATTGGAGCAAGATCGAGTTCTCCTAGTCACAAATTCTTTCCACGCGCTACGTGCAGGGATCTATATGAGACAAGTTGGTCTCAAAGGCCGCAGTATTGGTTCTCGCACGGCTTTCTATTTTCTTCCTTCTGCATGGATCCGAGAAACTGCCGGTTTGATCCGTATCTACTGGAAATGGCATGCGTTTATCATCGGAATTCTACTGCTTCCCTTCCTTTTCTCCTTATTCCACGCATATTTTTCATTGTGA
- the brnQ gene encoding branched-chain amino acid transport system II carrier protein has translation MIKKGSLTGLLLFGMFFGAGNLIFPPQLGLESGQNFWPAIGGFVLSGVGIAILTLIIGTLNPKGYIDEISKKIAPWFAVVYLVALYLAIGPFFAIPRTATTAFSVGIEPMLPAGSHAIWLFGFTLVYFAFAYLIALNPSKILDSIGRYLTPIFALLIVVLVVLGAAKYGSTAPQGATAEYAASAFGAGFLQGYNTLDALASVAFSVVAVTTLNQLGFKNKKEYISTIWVVGILVALGFSVLYIGLAFLGNHFPLNLANLPKGANVGASVLSSATQAIFGPMAQVFLAIMVTVTCFTTTAGLIVSTGEFFHNTFPKVSYKVYATIFTLVGFAIANLGLNAIIQYSVPALEILYPITITIVMIVMVNRFLPLSKPGMQLTIAVVTLIAFASILGRQFKLTAILNLVNALPFAQASLPWLLPALVGILLSLLLPNKQISDAFEFEA, from the coding sequence ATGATAAAAAAAGGATCCTTGACCGGTTTGCTTTTGTTTGGAATGTTTTTCGGAGCCGGTAACCTGATTTTCCCACCTCAATTGGGTTTGGAATCTGGTCAAAATTTCTGGCCAGCTATTGGAGGCTTTGTCCTATCGGGCGTCGGTATTGCTATTCTAACCTTGATTATAGGTACTTTGAATCCCAAGGGTTATATTGATGAAATTTCGAAAAAGATTGCCCCTTGGTTTGCGGTAGTTTACTTGGTAGCTCTTTATCTTGCAATTGGTCCCTTTTTTGCCATTCCTCGGACGGCGACCACTGCATTTTCTGTCGGGATTGAGCCCATGTTGCCTGCAGGATCTCATGCCATTTGGCTTTTTGGGTTTACGCTGGTTTATTTTGCCTTTGCCTATCTGATTGCACTTAATCCATCGAAAATCCTTGATAGTATTGGTCGTTATTTAACGCCAATCTTTGCCCTATTGATTGTAGTTTTAGTTGTATTGGGCGCTGCCAAATATGGTTCCACTGCTCCTCAAGGAGCAACAGCGGAATATGCTGCTTCAGCTTTCGGAGCAGGATTTCTTCAAGGTTACAATACTCTGGATGCCTTAGCTTCAGTTGCTTTTAGTGTGGTTGCCGTGACAACCCTCAATCAGCTCGGTTTCAAGAATAAAAAGGAATATATTTCTACTATTTGGGTCGTGGGTATTCTTGTGGCACTTGGCTTTAGCGTTCTTTATATTGGCCTTGCCTTTCTTGGAAATCACTTTCCACTAAATCTAGCGAATTTGCCGAAAGGAGCAAATGTGGGAGCCTCTGTTTTGTCTTCCGCAACTCAGGCCATCTTTGGGCCGATGGCTCAAGTTTTCCTAGCAATTATGGTAACAGTGACTTGTTTTACGACAACAGCTGGACTTATCGTCTCAACTGGCGAATTTTTCCATAATACCTTCCCGAAAGTATCTTATAAGGTGTATGCGACCATTTTTACGCTAGTTGGTTTCGCTATTGCAAATCTTGGTTTGAATGCTATTATTCAGTATTCGGTTCCAGCTCTGGAAATTCTTTACCCTATCACCATTACGATTGTGATGATTGTCATGGTTAATCGCTTTTTACCACTTTCTAAACCAGGGATGCAGTTGACCATCGCAGTGGTAACGCTGATTGCTTTTGCTAGCATTTTGGGACGACAATTCAAGCTAACTGCCATTCTTAATCTGGTCAATGCTCTGCCATTTGCTCAAGCTTCTCTACCTTGGTTGCTGCCGGCTCTGGTTGGAATCTTGCTCTCGCTCCTTTTGCCAAACAAGCAAATAAGTGACGCTTTTGAATTTGAAGCATAA
- a CDS encoding PavB family fibronectin-binding SSURE repeat adhesin, whose amino-acid sequence MKFNLNQKYARWSIRRLSVGVASVVVASGFFLLVGQPNTVHADVLTTTPTEVLQTDSSSLEKNELPETVLKEGVDSNLPENQSASKEVADETISLDKSSLTPKEEVTKTKEEQNITEVTDQKEETKPVATLDVVSNQAREAAISQSVTTQDEVKKGVEENTKDSVDVPASYLEKANVPGPFLAGVNQVIPYEAFGGDGMLTRLLLKSSDKAPWSDNGTANNPALLPLEGLAKGQYFYEVDLNGNTTGKDGQALLDQLRTNGTYAYQATVKVYGAKDGKADLTNLVATKNVTVSLNGLISKEAVKDSVTKNIKDHIDVPASYLEKANVPGPFLAGVNQVIPYEAFGGDGMLTRLLLKSSDKAPWSDNGTAKNPALLPLEGLAKGQYFYEVDLNGNTTGKDGQALLDQLRANGTHSYQATVKVYGAKDGKADLTNLVATKNVTVSLNGLISKEAVKDSVTKNIKDHIDVPASYLEKANVPGPFLAGVNQVIPYEAFGGDGMLTRLLLKSSDKAPWSDNGTAKNPALLPLEGLAKGQYFYEVDLNGNTTGKDGQALLDQLRANGTHSYQATVKVYGAKDGKADLTNLVATKNVTVNLNGLVSKEAVKDSVTKNIKDHIDVPASYLEKANVPGPFLAGVNQVIPYEAFGGDGMLTRLLLKSSDKAPWSDNGSANNPALLPLEGLAKGQYFYEVDLNGNTTGKDGQALLDQLRTNGTHTYQATVKVYGAKDGKPDLTNLIATRQVTIQLRGKEMATIPSQEGQMNMKPSTTPSQEGQMNMKPSTTPSQEGQMNKKPSATDSMSTAEGTKEVDHRMTDVKGQHPTSKPMADTMKKNDKATLPTTGEAQTATATIGFLGLALAGILSLLGLKEKQKD is encoded by the coding sequence ATGAAATTCAACCTAAATCAAAAGTATGCTCGCTGGTCAATCCGTCGTTTAAGCGTGGGTGTGGCTTCCGTCGTAGTTGCCAGTGGTTTCTTTTTGCTAGTTGGTCAACCAAACACTGTACATGCAGATGTTCTCACTACGACTCCGACTGAAGTTCTTCAAACAGATTCATCATCACTAGAAAAGAATGAGTTGCCAGAGACAGTTTTAAAAGAAGGAGTGGATTCAAATCTTCCTGAAAATCAGTCAGCTTCAAAGGAAGTAGCTGATGAAACTATTTCTTTAGACAAGTCTAGCCTAACTCCAAAGGAAGAAGTAACAAAAACCAAAGAAGAACAGAATATTACAGAAGTTACCGATCAGAAAGAAGAAACTAAGCCAGTGGCAACTCTTGATGTAGTTTCAAACCAAGCTCGTGAAGCAGCTATTTCTCAATCAGTAACGACTCAAGATGAAGTTAAAAAAGGAGTTGAAGAAAATACTAAGGACTCAGTAGACGTCCCAGCTAGCTACTTAGAAAAAGCGAACGTTCCCGGTCCATTCTTGGCCGGTGTTAATCAAGTTATTCCGTATGAAGCTTTCGGTGGAGATGGTATGTTGACGCGTCTCTTGCTCAAATCTTCTGATAAGGCACCTTGGTCAGATAATGGAACAGCTAACAATCCAGCCCTCTTGCCACTTGAAGGCTTGGCCAAAGGTCAATACTTCTACGAAGTGGATTTGAACGGCAATACTACAGGTAAAGACGGGCAAGCCCTTCTTGACCAACTTCGCACTAATGGAACATATGCTTACCAAGCGACTGTTAAAGTCTATGGTGCTAAAGATGGAAAAGCAGATTTGACCAATCTTGTAGCAACAAAAAATGTAACTGTTAGTTTAAATGGCCTTATTTCAAAAGAAGCAGTCAAAGATTCAGTCACTAAAAATATTAAAGACCATATCGACGTTCCAGCCAGCTACCTAGAAAAAGCAAATGTTCCTGGTCCATTCTTGGCGGGTGTTAACCAAGTCATCCCGTATGAAGCTTTCGGTGGCGACGGCATGTTGACGCGCCTCTTGCTCAAATCTTCTGACAAGGCTCCTTGGTCAGACAATGGAACAGCTAAAAATCCAGCTCTCTTGCCACTTGAAGGCTTGGCCAAAGGTCAATACTTCTACGAAGTGGATTTGAACGGCAATACTACAGGTAAAGACGGGCAAGCCCTTCTTGACCAACTTCGTGCTAACGGAACTCACAGTTACCAAGCTACTGTCAAAGTCTATGGTGCTAAAGATGGAAAAGCAGATTTAACCAATCTTGTAGCAACAAAAAATGTAACTGTTAGTTTAAATGGCCTTATTTCAAAAGAAGCAGTCAAAGATTCAGTCACTAAAAATATTAAAGACCATATCGACGTTCCAGCCAGCTACCTAGAAAAAGCAAATGTTCCTGGTCCATTCTTGGCGGGTGTTAACCAAGTCATCCCGTATGAAGCTTTCGGTGGCGACGGCATGTTGACGCGCCTCTTGCTCAAATCTTCTGACAAGGCTCCTTGGTCAGACAATGGAACAGCTAAAAATCCAGCTCTCTTGCCACTTGAAGGCTTGGCCAAAGGTCAATACTTCTACGAAGTGGATTTGAACGGCAATACTACAGGTAAAGACGGGCAAGCCCTTCTTGACCAACTTCGTGCTAACGGAACTCACAGTTACCAAGCTACTGTCAAAGTCTATGGTGCTAAAGATGGAAAAGCAGATTTGACCAATCTCGTAGCTACAAAAAATGTAACTGTTAACTTGAACGGCCTTGTTTCAAAAGAAGCAGTCAAAGATTCAGTCACTAAAAATATCAAAGACCATATTGACGTCCCAGCCAGCTATTTAGAAAAAGCGAACGTTCCCGGTCCATTCTTGGCTGGTGTTAATCAAGTTATTCCGTATGAAGCTTTCGGTGGAGACGGCATGTTGACGCGTCTCTTACTCAAATCTTCTGACAAGGCTCCTTGGTCAGATAATGGTTCAGCTAACAATCCAGCCCTCTTGCCGCTTGAAGGCTTGGCGAAAGGTCAATACTTCTACGAAGTGGATTTGAATGGCAATACTACAGGTAAAGATGGACAAGCTCTTCTTGACCAACTTCGCACTAATGGAACTCACACTTACCAAGCGACTGTCAAGGTCTATGGTGCTAAAGATGGAAAACCAGATTTGACAAATCTTATCGCGACTCGTCAAGTAACGATTCAGCTTCGTGGAAAAGAAATGGCTACAATACCATCTCAAGAAGGTCAAATGAATATGAAACCTTCTACAACACCATCTCAAGAAGGTCAAATGAATATGAAACCTTCTACAACACCATCTCAAGAAGGCCAGATGAATAAGAAGCCTTCTGCAACAGATTCTATGAGTACAGCTGAGGGTACGAAGGAAGTAGATCATCGCATGACTGATGTGAAGGGGCAACACCCAACTTCTAAGCCGATGGCAGATACGATGAAAAAAAATGATAAGGCTACGTTACCCACAACTGGTGAAGCTCAAACAGCTACAGCTACCATTGGTTTCTTAGGACTAGCTTTGGCAGGAATTCTTAGCCTTCTAGGTTTGAAAGAAAAACAAAAAGATTAA
- a CDS encoding response regulator transcription factor, with the protein MGKTILLVDDEMDILDIQKRYLMQDGYHVLVARDGVEGLDLFRKKSVDLIITDIMMPNMDGYEFISEVQYIAPDQPFLFTTAKTSDQDKIYGLSLGADDFIAKPFSPRELVLRVNNILRRLHRGGEIEQIELGDLVMNHAVHEARIGEHFLELTVKSFELLWILASNPERVFSKTELYEKVWQEDFVDDTNTLNVHIHALRQELTRYASSDTPAVKTVWGLGYKMEGARGIK; encoded by the coding sequence ATGGGAAAGACAATTTTACTCGTTGATGATGAGATGGATATTCTAGATATTCAAAAGCGCTATCTTATGCAGGATGGCTACCATGTTTTAGTGGCTCGAGATGGCGTGGAGGGGTTGGATCTTTTCAGAAAGAAATCTGTTGACCTGATCATCACGGACATCATGATGCCGAATATGGACGGTTATGAGTTTATCAGTGAGGTTCAGTATATAGCACCTGATCAGCCTTTTCTTTTTACAACGGCTAAGACTAGCGATCAAGACAAAATTTACGGTTTGAGCTTAGGAGCAGATGATTTTATAGCCAAACCTTTTAGTCCGCGTGAGCTAGTTCTAAGAGTCAATAATATTTTGCGCCGACTTCATCGTGGAGGCGAGATCGAACAAATTGAGCTCGGTGATTTGGTGATGAATCATGCGGTTCATGAGGCTCGCATCGGAGAGCATTTTTTGGAACTAACAGTGAAATCCTTTGAATTGCTCTGGATTTTAGCTAGTAATCCTGAGAGAGTTTTTTCAAAGACGGAGCTTTACGAAAAGGTGTGGCAGGAAGACTTCGTAGATGATACCAATACCCTTAATGTTCATATCCATGCTCTGAGACAGGAATTGACCAGGTATGCCAGCTCAGACACTCCTGCCGTCAAAACTGTCTGGGGTCTGGGGTATAAAATGGAAGGAGCACGAGGTATAAAATGA
- a CDS encoding HAMP domain-containing sensor histidine kinase yields MKLKSYILVGYLISSLLTILLVFWAVQRMLIVKSEIYFLVGMTLIASFIGAAVSLFLLSPVFSSLRHLKKQAQNIADKDFSTEIDAKGPIEFQELGQAFNDMSHNLQETFESLDESEREKGMMIAQLSHDIKTPITSIQSTVEGILDGVIEEEEQIHYLTTISRQTERLNKLVEELDVLTLNAQPRIESDGEAEIVFLDQLLIEVMSEFQLLIEQEERDIYIQVSPESAKIKSHYDKLSRILVNLLNNAFKYSDPGTKIEVVAQLTEPILTISVKDEGQGIAPEDLDKIFKRLYRVETSRNMKTGGHGLGLAIARELAHQLGGEITVESQCGLGSTFTFALNLT; encoded by the coding sequence ATGAAATTAAAAAGTTACATTCTGGTGGGGTATCTGATTTCTAGCCTACTAACGATTTTACTCGTTTTCTGGGCAGTCCAGCGAATGTTGATTGTAAAAAGCGAGATTTATTTCCTAGTTGGAATGACCTTGATTGCTAGTTTTATAGGAGCGGCAGTCAGTCTCTTTCTTTTATCGCCAGTATTTTCTTCCCTTCGGCATCTGAAAAAACAGGCTCAGAATATAGCTGACAAGGATTTTAGTACAGAGATTGACGCCAAGGGCCCTATCGAATTTCAAGAGTTAGGTCAGGCTTTTAACGATATGTCGCATAATTTGCAAGAAACGTTTGAATCGCTTGATGAAAGTGAACGAGAAAAAGGAATGATGATTGCCCAGCTTTCTCACGATATTAAAACTCCCATTACCTCTATTCAGTCGACTGTGGAGGGGATTTTAGATGGAGTGATCGAAGAAGAGGAGCAGATTCATTACTTGACCACGATTAGCCGTCAGACAGAGCGTTTGAATAAATTGGTGGAAGAATTGGATGTTTTGACTCTTAATGCCCAGCCTCGAATAGAATCAGATGGAGAAGCTGAAATAGTCTTTCTAGACCAGCTATTGATTGAGGTCATGAGTGAATTTCAACTATTGATTGAGCAGGAGGAGCGAGACATCTACATTCAAGTGTCTCCTGAGTCAGCGAAAATTAAGAGCCATTACGATAAACTTTCTCGTATCTTGGTCAACTTGCTAAATAATGCCTTTAAGTATTCAGACCCTGGAACTAAAATTGAGGTCGTGGCTCAATTAACTGAGCCAATCTTGACAATAAGTGTGAAGGATGAAGGACAGGGTATTGCTCCTGAGGATTTGGATAAGATTTTCAAACGCCTTTACCGTGTGGAAACATCTCGTAATATGAAGACAGGCGGGCATGGTCTAGGTCTTGCTATTGCGCGTGAGTTGGCTCATCAGCTGGGTGGAGAAATAACGGTCGAAAGCCAGTGTGGTCTAGGAAGCACTTTTACATTTGCTCTTAACTTAACATAA
- the ccdA2 gene encoding thiol-disulfide oxidoreductase-associated membrane protein CcdA2, whose product MATSFLFFISVFLAGILSFFSPCILPLMPVYVGILLDSDQPKTVRFMGKDISLYGLAKTLCFIAGLSTVFLVLGYGAGALGQVLYAPWFRYVLGGIVILLGIHQMGIINIQQLQKQKSIQLKKNSKRSDFLNAFLLGITFSFGWTPCVGPVLSSVLAIAASGGNGALQGGLLMLVYTLGLALPFLAMALASGWVLQRFAKLKPHMGTLKKIGGALIILMGILLMLGNLNALASLFG is encoded by the coding sequence ATGGCAACAAGTTTTTTGTTCTTTATTTCTGTTTTTCTGGCGGGGATTCTTTCCTTTTTCTCCCCTTGTATCTTACCGCTTATGCCGGTTTATGTAGGAATTTTGCTGGATTCGGATCAGCCGAAAACAGTTCGGTTTATGGGAAAAGATATTTCCTTGTATGGTCTAGCTAAGACGCTCTGCTTTATAGCAGGTCTATCTACTGTATTTTTGGTTTTGGGCTACGGAGCTGGCGCTCTAGGGCAAGTCCTCTATGCCCCTTGGTTTCGCTATGTTCTGGGCGGGATTGTCATTCTACTGGGAATCCACCAGATGGGAATCATCAATATCCAGCAGCTGCAAAAGCAAAAGAGCATCCAACTTAAAAAGAATAGTAAAAGAAGTGATTTTCTTAACGCTTTTCTCTTGGGTATCACCTTTAGCTTTGGTTGGACGCCCTGTGTGGGACCTGTTCTGAGCTCTGTTTTAGCAATTGCTGCTTCTGGCGGTAACGGCGCTCTTCAGGGAGGCTTGCTTATGTTGGTTTATACACTTGGCTTAGCCCTTCCTTTTCTAGCCATGGCTTTGGCTTCTGGCTGGGTATTACAGCGCTTTGCCAAACTCAAACCTCATATGGGAACACTTAAAAAAATTGGTGGAGCACTCATCATTCTCATGGGAATTCTGCTTATGCTCGGAAATCTAAACGCTTTAGCGTCACTATTTGGATAA
- a CDS encoding TlpA family protein disulfide reductase: protein MKKLSILTASLLCVGLLGACSNQQMNSEASKNDKSSMTSKANSNQATKMAKNFSLQGVDGKTYKLSDFKGKKVYLKFWASWCSICLSTLGDTNDLAKEQEGKDYVVLSVVSPTFNGEKSADDFKKWYKSLDYKDFPVLMDTKGELLKEYGIRSYPSALFINSDGSLAKTHVGYMSKEDIEKTLKEIK from the coding sequence ATAAAGAAACTATCGATTTTGACTGCTAGTCTGCTTTGTGTCGGTTTATTGGGAGCTTGCTCAAATCAGCAAATGAATTCGGAAGCTTCTAAAAATGATAAAAGTTCCATGACTAGTAAGGCAAATTCTAATCAAGCTACAAAAATGGCTAAGAACTTTAGTCTACAAGGAGTAGACGGCAAGACCTACAAGTTGTCTGATTTCAAAGGCAAGAAAGTCTATCTAAAATTTTGGGCTTCTTGGTGCTCTATCTGTCTATCCACTCTTGGAGATACCAATGATTTGGCTAAGGAGCAGGAAGGGAAGGACTATGTCGTCTTATCAGTGGTATCTCCGACCTTTAATGGAGAAAAGTCAGCAGATGATTTTAAGAAATGGTACAAGTCTTTGGACTACAAAGACTTCCCAGTTCTCATGGATACCAAGGGAGAATTGCTGAAAGAATACGGTATTCGCTCGTATCCATCTGCTCTCTTTATCAATAGTGATGGCTCACTTGCTAAAACTCATGTGGGCTATATGAGCAAGGAAGATATTGAAAAAACACTGAAAGAAATCAAGTAG
- the msrB gene encoding peptide-methionine (R)-S-oxide reductase MsrB, which produces MEGKWKVFLILIGLLACFGLFFLIKGSMSINSSQANIEQIKKASMSKTEVTKQKKEDVKEEDKREIYLAGGCFWGVEEYFSRVPGVIDAESGYANGRSDTTKYELVSQTGHAETVKITYNVKKISLKEILLHYFRIIDPTSKNKQGNDQGTQYRTGVYYKDEADLNTINQVFDEVAKKYDKPLAVEKEPLKNFIKAEDYHQDYLKKNPNGYCHIDVNQAAYPVIEASRYPKPSDEEIKAKLSPEEYAVTQKNDTERAFSNRYWDKFDAGIYVDVVTGEPLFSSKDKFDSGCGWPSFTRPISPDVATYKEDKSFNMTRTEVRSRVGNSHLGHVFTDGPKDKGGLRYCINSLSIKFIPKAEMEEKGYGYLLDYV; this is translated from the coding sequence ATGGAAGGCAAATGGAAGGTATTTCTGATTTTGATTGGCTTGCTTGCCTGTTTTGGTCTATTTTTCTTAATCAAGGGCTCCATGTCTATTAACTCATCTCAGGCCAATATTGAGCAAATCAAGAAAGCCTCTATGAGCAAGACAGAAGTGACCAAACAAAAGAAAGAAGATGTCAAGGAAGAGGACAAGCGGGAGATTTATCTGGCTGGCGGCTGTTTCTGGGGAGTAGAAGAGTACTTTTCTCGTGTGCCAGGTGTAATTGATGCTGAGTCTGGCTATGCAAATGGTAGGAGCGACACGACCAAGTATGAATTGGTCTCTCAAACTGGTCACGCTGAGACGGTAAAAATCACCTATAACGTTAAAAAGATATCTCTCAAAGAAATATTACTTCACTATTTCCGCATTATTGATCCAACTTCTAAAAACAAGCAGGGAAATGATCAGGGTACCCAGTATCGGACAGGTGTTTATTATAAGGACGAAGCAGATTTGAATACCATCAATCAAGTTTTTGATGAAGTTGCTAAGAAATATGATAAGCCTTTAGCTGTCGAAAAAGAACCTCTAAAAAACTTTATCAAAGCAGAAGATTACCATCAGGATTACCTAAAAAAGAATCCTAATGGATATTGCCATATCGATGTTAATCAAGCTGCTTATCCTGTTATCGAAGCTAGTCGCTATCCTAAGCCTAGCGATGAAGAGATTAAGGCTAAGCTCTCGCCAGAAGAATACGCAGTTACACAAAAGAATGACACAGAGAGGGCTTTTTCTAACCGCTATTGGGATAAGTTTGATGCTGGTATCTACGTGGATGTGGTGACAGGCGAGCCTCTCTTTTCATCAAAGGATAAGTTTGACTCAGGCTGCGGTTGGCCGAGTTTCACACGTCCTATCAGTCCGGATGTTGCGACTTACAAAGAAGACAAGAGCTTCAATATGACACGAACGGAAGTTCGTAGTCGGGTTGGAAATTCCCATCTGGGCCATGTTTTCACAGACGGTCCTAAGGACAAGGGTGGCTTACGCTATTGTATCAATAGTCTGTCAATCAAGTTCATTCCCAAAGCTGAGATGGAGGAGAAGGGCTACGGTTATCTTTTGGATTATGTTTAA
- a CDS encoding response regulator transcription factor: MYSIMIVEDEYLVRQGIASLVDYEQFGMQVIAQAENGIEAWQKFQKNPADILLTDINMPQMNGLELAKLVRDQAPKCHIVFLTGYDDFDYARTAIKLGADDYLLKPFSKDDVEEMLAKVQTKLDKERKKAQIQNLVDQGQRSELEEAIQARLADSELSLKSLAFQLGFSPSYLSVLIKKELGLPFQDYLIQERMKKAKLLLLTTDLKIYEIAEQVGFDDMNYFSQRFKQVVGLTPRQFKKGEEK, encoded by the coding sequence GTGTATTCAATTATGATTGTAGAGGATGAGTATCTGGTGAGACAGGGTATTGCATCCTTGGTAGACTATGAACAGTTTGGTATGCAAGTCATTGCCCAGGCTGAAAATGGAATAGAAGCTTGGCAAAAGTTTCAGAAAAATCCTGCTGACATCCTGCTGACTGATATCAATATGCCACAGATGAACGGCCTCGAACTGGCCAAGCTAGTCAGAGACCAGGCTCCTAAGTGCCATATCGTTTTTCTGACGGGATATGATGATTTTGACTATGCTCGGACGGCCATTAAGCTAGGTGCAGATGACTATCTTCTCAAGCCATTTTCCAAGGATGATGTTGAGGAAATGTTGGCTAAGGTGCAGACTAAGCTTGATAAAGAGCGTAAAAAAGCCCAGATTCAAAACTTGGTCGATCAAGGCCAACGTTCTGAGTTGGAAGAAGCTATTCAAGCGCGTCTAGCTGATTCAGAATTAAGTCTGAAAAGTTTGGCTTTCCAATTGGGGTTTAGTCCGTCCTACCTCAGCGTTCTTATCAAAAAAGAGTTAGGCTTGCCCTTTCAGGATTATCTGATCCAAGAGCGGATGAAAAAAGCAAAACTCTTACTCTTGACCACAGATTTGAAGATTTATGAAATAGCAGAGCAGGTAGGTTTTGACGATATGAACTATTTTTCTCAACGCTTCAAGCAGGTGGTCGGGCTGACACCTCGGCAGTTTAAAAAAGGAGAGGAGAAATGA